AAATAAAAAAGGCCCAAATTGATGATGCTGAATGGATTTTGAATCTGACACACAAGGCATTTTTAGTGTATCAGCAAGCACTAAATCCAGCATCAAATTATATATCTCCTGCTCTTTTGGAAACTTTGGATGATGTAAAAAACGATATAACCAACAACCATGTATATGTTGCTTATCTTGACGGTCATCCGGTAGGTTCGATAAGATTTAAGGCTTTGTCAGATAAATTGGCTTATATATACAGGTTTGGAGTTGACCCTGAGCTTAACAATAACGGTGTTGGAAGCGAACTTATCAATAAAGTTATAGATGAATGTACCAAAACGGGATATAAAGCAATAGCTTTGCATACCAACTCAAAATATTATAAATTGGCAAAATATTATTATGGCAGAGAATTTTATGTTCATTCAACCGACTTTTCAAAAGGCTATATAAGAGCGTTATTTATAAAAGACCTAAACGGAGAAAATGTCGATTTAACCCCAGCTTTTTCTCTATAAAAAAATTTTAAGACCGTCAAATTGACGGTCTTTTTTATTATTCTTGAGACAATTCGTCAAGCGAAAGAGAAAAAGCATCTAAAAAATTATCCAAAAAGTATTTTACTTCTGGAAGATTGAATCGCGCAATTTCTTTTTCGATACTTGCTTTGGCTTTTCTAAATTCTGTATTGCCTGCCTTTAATTCATCAATGCATTTTATTAACGCACAAATCTTATCTGCAGCTTTTAATAGTTTGTATTCGTATGATGATGTATCAGGCTTAATTATGTCAATATAATATTCTCTTAGTTCTTGCGGCAAATAGCCTAAAAGTTTGTCTTGAGCAATATCTTCTAGTTCTTTATATGCCGAATTAAGAGACATATTATAATATTTTATAGGTGTAGGCAAATCGCCCGTAATCACTTCGGAAGCCTCATGAAAAGTTGCAAGCGAACAGATATAATCAGGATTAATATTTCCTCCAAAAACAGCATTATTAATTACGCCAAGACAGTGCCCTATCATTGCGACCTGTTGACTGTGTTCTGATATGTTTTCAGGTACTGTGCTTCGCATAAGACTCCAGCGTTGTATATATTTCATACGGTTTAAAAACGCAAAAAAACTGTTCATTTGCCTAAGCTTCCTCCTTTTTTTTTGATTATATCATAATGAAATAATCAAAAAATAGTTTTTATATAAAAAATTATATATTTTATATAAATAAGATTGATATTTAATACAAAAAAAAGAATTAATTATTAATATTTTGTCAATAAATACATAAGCTTGACAATGTATTAATTATGATGG
This genomic window from Clostridia bacterium contains:
- a CDS encoding GNAT family N-acetyltransferase, encoding MLEIKKAQIDDAEWILNLTHKAFLVYQQALNPASNYISPALLETLDDVKNDITNNHVYVAYLDGHPVGSIRFKALSDKLAYIYRFGVDPELNNNGVGSELINKVIDECTKTGYKAIALHTNSKYYKLAKYYYGREFYVHSTDFSKGYIRALFIKDLNGENVDLTPAFSL
- the yfbR gene encoding 5'-deoxynucleotidase — translated: MNSFFAFLNRMKYIQRWSLMRSTVPENISEHSQQVAMIGHCLGVINNAVFGGNINPDYICSLATFHEASEVITGDLPTPIKYYNMSLNSAYKELEDIAQDKLLGYLPQELREYYIDIIKPDTSSYEYKLLKAADKICALIKCIDELKAGNTEFRKAKASIEKEIARFNLPEVKYFLDNFLDAFSLSLDELSQE